One Pseudomonas tolaasii NCPPB 2192 genomic window carries:
- the norR gene encoding nitric oxide reductase transcriptional regulator NorR, translating into MTAQSLLTTLLPLVADLSRELPEGERYRRLLQAMRALLPCDAAALLRLDGEWLVPLAVDGLSPDTLGRRFKVSEHPRFDILLSSPGPTRFDSDSELPDPYDGLVDGLHGHLEVHDCMGCPLFIDDKPWGLLTLDALDTERFERVELDALQAFASLAAATVNVAERIERLALRAEDEHQRAEIYRQASGQQHKEMIGQSKAHKRLVEEIKLVGGSDLTVLITGETGVGKELVAQAIHAASSRADKPLISLNCAALPETLVESELFGHVRGAFTGALNERRGKFELANGGTLFLDEVGELSLTVQAKLLRVLQSGQLQRLGSDKEHQVDVRLIAATNRDLAEEVRNGRYRADFYHRLSVYPLQVPALRERGRDVLLLAGFFLEQNRSRMGLGSLRLTSDAQAALLAYNWPGNVRELEHLIGRSALKALGNCRERPKILSLSAQDLELPDISAPPVIEAQAEPLPAVSGDLRQATEHYQRQLISACLERHQHNWASAARELGLDRANLGRMAKRLGLK; encoded by the coding sequence ATGACTGCGCAATCACTGCTCACTACTCTGCTGCCTCTGGTCGCCGACCTCTCCCGCGAACTGCCGGAAGGCGAACGCTACCGCCGCCTGTTGCAAGCCATGCGCGCCCTGCTGCCGTGCGACGCCGCCGCGTTATTGCGCCTGGACGGCGAGTGGCTGGTGCCGCTGGCAGTGGACGGCTTAAGCCCCGACACCCTCGGCCGGCGCTTCAAGGTCAGCGAACACCCGCGCTTTGACATCCTGCTGAGCAGCCCCGGCCCTACCCGCTTCGACAGCGACAGCGAATTGCCCGACCCCTACGACGGCCTCGTCGATGGCCTGCACGGGCATCTGGAAGTGCACGACTGCATGGGCTGCCCGCTGTTTATCGACGACAAGCCCTGGGGCCTGTTGACGCTGGACGCCCTCGACACCGAGCGGTTCGAGCGCGTCGAGTTGGACGCCCTGCAAGCCTTCGCCAGCCTCGCCGCCGCCACGGTCAATGTGGCCGAGCGTATCGAACGCCTGGCGCTGCGTGCCGAAGACGAACACCAGCGCGCCGAGATTTACCGCCAGGCCAGCGGCCAGCAGCACAAGGAAATGATCGGCCAGAGCAAGGCGCACAAACGCCTGGTGGAAGAAATCAAACTGGTGGGCGGCAGCGACCTGACCGTGCTGATCACCGGCGAAACCGGGGTGGGCAAGGAACTGGTCGCCCAGGCCATCCACGCCGCGTCATCACGCGCCGACAAACCGCTGATCAGCCTCAACTGCGCCGCCCTCCCGGAAACCCTGGTGGAAAGCGAGCTGTTCGGCCATGTGCGCGGCGCGTTTACCGGCGCACTGAACGAGCGGCGCGGCAAGTTCGAGCTGGCCAATGGCGGCACCTTGTTTCTGGACGAGGTGGGCGAGCTGTCGCTGACCGTGCAGGCCAAGCTGTTGCGCGTGCTGCAAAGCGGCCAGCTGCAACGCCTGGGTTCGGACAAGGAACACCAGGTGGACGTACGCCTGATCGCCGCCACCAACCGCGACCTTGCAGAGGAAGTGCGCAATGGCCGCTACCGCGCCGACTTCTACCACCGCCTCAGCGTGTACCCGCTGCAAGTACCCGCGCTGCGTGAACGCGGGCGCGATGTGTTGCTGCTGGCGGGGTTTTTCCTCGAACAGAACCGCTCACGCATGGGCCTGGGCAGCCTGCGCCTGACCAGCGATGCCCAAGCCGCGCTGCTCGCCTACAACTGGCCGGGCAATGTGCGCGAGCTGGAACACTTGATCGGCCGCAGCGCGCTCAAAGCCTTGGGCAACTGTCGCGAACGCCCGAAGATTTTGAGCCTGAGCGCCCAGGACCTGGAGTTGCCCGACATCAGCGCGCCGCCGGTGATCGAAGCGCAGGCCGAGCCCCTCCCCGCCGTCAGCGGCGACCTGCGCCAGGCCACCGAGCACTATCAGCGCCAGCTCATCAGCGCCTGCCTGGAGCGCCACCAGCACAACTGGGCCAGCGCCGCCCGCGAACTCGGCCTGGACCGCGCCAACCTCGGGCGCATGGCCAAGCGCCTGGGCCTCAAATAA
- a CDS encoding DMT family transporter, giving the protein MNLFLYLLTVLIWGTTWIALKWQLGVVAIPVSIVYRFGLAALVLFALLLLSRKLQVMNRRGHLICLAQGLCLFCVNFMCFLTASQWIPSGLVAVVFSTATLWNALNARVFFGQRVARNVLMGGALGLLGLGFLFWPELAGHTASPETLMGLGLALLGTMCFSAGNMLSSLQQKAGLKPLTTNAWGMAYGSAMLATYCAVRGIPFEMDWSPRYLGALWYLVIPGSVIGFTAYLTLVGRMGPERAAYCTVLFPVVALNVSAFAEGYQWTAPALVGLVLVMLGNVLVFRKPKPLNPVFKAKAI; this is encoded by the coding sequence ATGAACCTTTTCCTGTATTTACTCACCGTGCTGATCTGGGGCACCACCTGGATTGCGTTGAAATGGCAACTGGGCGTGGTGGCGATCCCGGTGTCGATCGTCTATCGCTTCGGGCTTGCGGCGCTGGTGCTGTTTGCGCTGTTGTTGCTCAGCCGCAAATTGCAGGTGATGAACCGGCGCGGGCATTTGATTTGCCTGGCCCAGGGCCTGTGCCTGTTTTGCGTGAACTTCATGTGCTTTCTCACGGCCAGCCAGTGGATTCCAAGTGGTCTGGTGGCGGTGGTGTTTTCCACGGCCACGCTGTGGAACGCGTTGAATGCGCGGGTGTTCTTCGGCCAGCGCGTGGCGCGCAATGTGCTGATGGGCGGCGCACTGGGCCTGCTGGGGCTGGGCTTTCTGTTCTGGCCGGAACTGGCGGGGCACACCGCAAGCCCTGAGACCCTGATGGGGCTGGGCCTGGCGCTGCTGGGAACCATGTGCTTTTCGGCGGGCAACATGCTGTCGAGCCTGCAACAGAAGGCGGGGCTCAAGCCACTGACCACCAATGCCTGGGGCATGGCGTACGGCTCGGCGATGCTGGCGACCTATTGCGCGGTGCGCGGTATTCCATTTGAGATGGACTGGAGCCCGCGCTACCTCGGCGCGCTGTGGTACCTGGTGATTCCGGGCTCGGTGATTGGCTTTACCGCCTACCTCACGCTGGTCGGCCGCATGGGGCCGGAGCGTGCGGCGTATTGCACGGTGCTGTTCCCGGTGGTGGCGCTGAATGTGTCGGCGTTTGCCGAGGGCTATCAGTGGACCGCACCGGCGCTGGTGGGGTTGGTGCTGGTGATGCTGGGCAATGTGCTGGTGTTTCGTAAGCCCAAGCCTTTGAACCCGGTCTTCAAGGCGAAGGCAATCTAA
- a CDS encoding helix-turn-helix domain-containing protein: protein MPDLHSLQVFQALNRSPHARLEACAELGDGLSAALWSNHHDSQDYQAPGHHTLSCYIGGGTGTFRRDRPGTKGGPDKLCILPAEHQSAWVINGEIRLAHVYFSPEQFALGCVTLLDREPRELQLRESTFLEDAAQARRFHQLIALNWHEPAERLLTSSLAHEMLSHTLLSQVGAREGLRLKGGLAAHQRRLLVEYIDHHLQDPISLGQLAGLCALSEYHFARMFRQSFGLPPHQYLLARRLTRAQHLLRGGTLPLGEIAWLCGFSSASHFTHRFRQAMGATPGEYRQAFCG, encoded by the coding sequence ATGCCTGATCTGCACTCCCTGCAAGTCTTTCAAGCCCTTAACCGCTCGCCCCATGCACGCCTCGAAGCGTGCGCCGAGCTGGGTGACGGCTTGTCTGCGGCTTTGTGGAGCAACCACCACGATTCCCAGGATTACCAGGCGCCCGGCCATCACACCTTGTCGTGCTACATCGGCGGCGGCACCGGCACGTTTCGTCGGGATCGACCGGGCACCAAGGGCGGGCCCGACAAGCTGTGCATCCTGCCCGCAGAACATCAGTCGGCCTGGGTGATCAACGGTGAAATCCGCCTGGCCCACGTGTATTTCAGCCCGGAGCAATTTGCCCTTGGCTGCGTCACGTTGCTCGACCGCGAGCCCCGCGAATTGCAGTTGCGCGAAAGCACCTTTCTGGAAGACGCCGCCCAGGCGCGGCGTTTTCACCAATTGATCGCCCTCAACTGGCACGAGCCCGCCGAGCGCTTGCTGACCAGCAGCCTGGCCCATGAAATGCTCAGCCACACCCTGCTCAGCCAGGTCGGCGCGCGTGAAGGTTTACGCCTTAAAGGCGGCTTGGCGGCGCACCAGCGGCGGCTGTTGGTGGAGTACATCGACCATCATTTGCAAGACCCGATCAGCCTCGGCCAATTGGCCGGGCTGTGTGCGCTGTCGGAATACCACTTCGCACGGATGTTTCGCCAAAGCTTCGGCTTGCCGCCCCATCAATACCTGCTGGCACGCCGCCTGACACGCGCGCAACACCTGTTGCGTGGCGGAACACTGCCCTTGGGCGAGATTGCGTGGCTGTGCGGTTTCTCCAGCGCCAGCCACTTTACCCATCGTTTTCGCCAGGCCATGGGCGCCACACCCGGGGAGTATCGCCAGGCCTTTTGCGGCTGA
- a CDS encoding LuxR C-terminal-related transcriptional regulator, translating into MTAMTRLLDRPGFMPRLSAHHLLRPRLAEPLLAAPARVKLLCAPGGSGKSALLAECALQAPAGCQVYWLPLNGGMLGAGDFCSRLAQNLGLAFVDEATLLMDLGRWQNTGWVFLDDFCRQPAPELDALLDRLLSASSPALTWWLGARRRPVCNWPRLLLDDELFECGELSFRPVEIQQLLSAGQNVDTVMGFSAGWCAGVRIALLGDGHPDKTLLDYLQHELFSTLPAELAEAWRVLAYLPRFNASLCEHLFGAGDGDHYLRDLQALGAFIQPWEDTSDWLQVFPPLARLLRDEPWPAKRSWHRRACQWFTAERDWQAAFEQALQAEEYEVAVSLLQHFSFEDLFRQQNAVLLLRLHEEHGDELMLGSAQLVGLVTAALLFAGRFEQAGRCIDQLARFAPQPTAAQQQHLLARWQAQWGWLLHLNGDAERARAHFLEALQALPDSAWTSRLMCLSGLTQQALLRGELEVAQALNREALCLARAHGSLVLEALLELDHAQLLEQRGAPYRAQSLLENVQAMLDRQRLKAGPLVGRIALRRGHVALRQGHDALATECFQAGLKLCLYSQDKRVLYGFLGLALLAANHGDYAQAFAHLREAERLMQQRHVPDTVYRAVLLLVSGHFWLQQGRAELTVEAVRRVLRHFRGPQARQAPPATLELIPRLEYLLVLAEVKLGCADQPVARLKALLETAQLRGMLCLETELQLVLGEVAWQVGDSGLARLSLQTGLNLAARCQVQQAVRELRLRSPGLLSELGLETQASPTGAAENPLSQRELEVLQLIALGNSNLEIADRLFISLHTVKTHARRIHSKLGVERRTQAVAKAKTLGLMA; encoded by the coding sequence ATGACCGCCATGACACGCCTCCTGGACCGTCCTGGGTTCATGCCCCGGCTGTCCGCCCATCACCTGTTGCGCCCCCGTCTCGCCGAGCCTTTGCTCGCCGCGCCCGCGAGGGTGAAGCTGTTGTGCGCGCCGGGTGGCAGTGGCAAGAGTGCGCTGCTGGCCGAGTGTGCCCTGCAGGCGCCGGCGGGGTGCCAGGTGTATTGGCTGCCGCTCAATGGCGGCATGCTGGGCGCCGGGGATTTCTGTTCGCGGCTGGCACAAAACCTCGGTCTGGCCTTTGTGGATGAAGCGACCTTGCTGATGGACCTGGGGCGCTGGCAAAACACCGGGTGGGTTTTCCTCGATGACTTCTGCCGCCAACCGGCCCCCGAGCTGGACGCCTTGCTCGACCGCTTGCTCAGCGCCAGCAGCCCGGCGCTGACCTGGTGGCTGGGCGCGCGGCGACGGCCGGTGTGTAATTGGCCGCGCCTGTTGCTCGATGACGAGTTGTTCGAGTGTGGCGAGTTGTCATTTCGCCCGGTCGAAATTCAACAACTGCTGAGCGCCGGGCAAAACGTCGACACGGTCATGGGGTTCAGCGCCGGCTGGTGCGCTGGCGTGCGCATCGCGTTACTGGGCGACGGCCACCCCGACAAAACTCTGCTCGACTACCTGCAGCACGAACTGTTCAGCACCTTGCCCGCCGAGTTGGCCGAGGCCTGGCGCGTGCTGGCCTATTTGCCGCGCTTTAACGCGAGCCTGTGTGAGCACTTGTTTGGCGCGGGCGACGGTGATCACTACCTACGGGATCTGCAGGCGCTCGGTGCATTTATCCAGCCATGGGAAGACACCAGCGATTGGCTGCAGGTCTTCCCGCCCCTGGCGCGGTTGCTGCGCGATGAGCCCTGGCCGGCCAAGCGATCGTGGCACCGGCGCGCGTGCCAGTGGTTCACCGCCGAGCGGGATTGGCAGGCGGCGTTCGAACAGGCGCTGCAGGCCGAAGAATACGAAGTGGCGGTGAGCCTGTTGCAGCACTTCAGTTTTGAAGACCTGTTCCGCCAGCAAAACGCCGTGCTGTTGCTGCGCCTGCATGAAGAACACGGCGATGAGTTGATGCTCGGCTCGGCGCAGTTAGTGGGGTTGGTGACGGCAGCCTTGTTGTTTGCCGGGCGCTTTGAGCAGGCGGGTCGCTGCATCGACCAACTGGCCCGCTTCGCCCCGCAGCCGACGGCGGCGCAACAGCAGCATTTGCTGGCGCGCTGGCAGGCGCAATGGGGCTGGTTGCTGCATTTGAATGGCGACGCCGAACGCGCCCGCGCGCACTTTCTCGAAGCGTTGCAGGCCCTGCCCGACAGCGCCTGGACGTCACGCCTGATGTGCCTGTCGGGCCTGACCCAGCAAGCCTTGTTGCGCGGCGAGCTGGAAGTGGCCCAGGCCCTGAATCGCGAGGCGCTGTGCCTGGCCCGTGCCCATGGCTCGCTGGTGCTGGAAGCCTTGCTTGAACTGGACCACGCCCAACTGCTGGAGCAGCGCGGTGCACCGTATCGCGCGCAAAGCCTGTTGGAAAACGTGCAGGCGATGCTTGACCGGCAGCGGCTCAAGGCCGGGCCCCTGGTGGGGCGGATTGCCTTGCGGCGCGGCCACGTGGCGTTGCGACAAGGGCACGACGCACTGGCCACCGAGTGTTTTCAGGCGGGCCTGAAGCTGTGCCTGTACAGCCAGGACAAGCGCGTGCTCTACGGTTTTCTCGGCCTGGCGCTGCTGGCTGCCAACCATGGTGATTACGCCCAGGCCTTTGCTCACCTGCGTGAAGCCGAGCGGCTGATGCAACAGCGCCACGTGCCGGACACGGTGTACCGCGCGGTGTTGCTGCTGGTCAGCGGGCATTTCTGGCTGCAGCAGGGACGCGCCGAATTGACCGTGGAAGCCGTGCGCCGCGTGCTGCGCCACTTTCGCGGCCCGCAAGCCCGGCAAGCGCCGCCGGCCACGCTGGAACTGATCCCGCGCCTGGAATATCTGCTGGTGCTCGCCGAGGTGAAACTGGGTTGCGCCGACCAGCCCGTCGCACGTCTCAAGGCCTTGCTTGAAACTGCACAACTGCGCGGCATGTTGTGCCTGGAAACCGAATTGCAACTGGTGCTGGGAGAAGTCGCCTGGCAGGTGGGGGATTCGGGTTTGGCGCGCCTTTCCCTGCAGACAGGCCTGAACCTGGCGGCGCGTTGCCAGGTGCAGCAGGCCGTTCGCGAGCTGCGGTTGCGCTCGCCGGGGCTGTTGAGTGAGCTGGGCCTGGAAACCCAGGCATCCCCCACCGGCGCTGCCGAAAACCCCTTGAGCCAACGCGAGCTCGAAGTGCTGCAATTGATCGCCCTGGGCAATTCCAACCTGGAGATCGCCGACCGGTTGTTTATCTCCCTGCACACCGTGAAGACCCACGCGCGGCGCATCCACAGCAAGCTGGGCGTGGAGCGAAGAACCCAGGCGGTGGCCAAGGCCAAAACCCTCGGCCTGATGGCCTAG